From one Molothrus aeneus isolate 106 chromosome 19, BPBGC_Maene_1.0, whole genome shotgun sequence genomic stretch:
- the LAMC3 gene encoding laminin subunit gamma-3, whose product MARPPGLCLLALLGLGLGGSSPCWDPRGQPRRCMPVFENAAFGRAVRASNTCGSPPEDYCLHMGAQHASALCHRCDASDPRRHHNASLLTDFHSQEESTWWQSQSMAFGIQHPNSVNITLHLGKAYEITYVRLKFHTSRPESFAIYKRSRAEGPWVPFQFYSASCQKTYGKQPRQYLRPGEDEQVAFCSDEFSDISPLSGGNVAFSTLEGRPSAYNFDGSPALQEWVTVTDLLISLNRLNTFGDDIFKDPKVLQSYYYAISDFSVGGRCKCNGHASECLPDEAGQLVCVCQHHTAGTDCERCQPFYQDRPWARGTAEAANECLPCNCSGRSEECFYDRELFRRSGHGGHCRNCRDNTAGPHCESCRQNYYRWEPQGACQPCHCHPAGSLQPQCDSSGTCVCKANVTGWKCERCKDGYHSLSEGGCRPCSCDPAGSVGTCDPNTGHCTCKERVEGHLCNRCQPGWFNLQPHNPIGCTSCFCYGHSSACRAADGYEETHIRSDFSQGLEGWAATAPGPTELPLRWAGQEIITEWDGEEPVDFLAPEKFLQNQHLSYGQLLSLLLGVENGTRTERGVPLLQAQLLLEGEGMKITMSSSKSQLQHGKQVVTFRLHEAQEGAEPLLSAFSFQRLLSNLSSLRLRVSHGPGRGRLSLSEVQLTSARPGPGPRAGWVEECTCPMGYTGQFCQSCAPGFKREIPFGGPFVSCVPCTCNQHGDCHPLTGHCQCSHNTEGPSCERCSPGFYGNPFLGRSDDCKPCPCPGRSPCTQVPSTGEMVCTHCPPGQRGKRCELCDDGFFGDPLGQRGPVHPCEPCQCHGNVDPNAVGNCDPVSGRCLRCLYNTMGEHCERCRPGFYGDALAPSPAGKCAPCDCNPSGSDPRLEGCDPVTGQCHCLPHVTGRACGQCQPSYYGLEPTVGCRSCECHPTGSRESGCHMLTGQCSCQPGVTGRRCDRCQHGFFGFSARGCRACNCSPLGSITPQCHENSTCLCHPGFVGYKCDRCQANFFLEPLSSRCQQCPACYGLVKDEADLLRARLQEMEEWLQKPGCDTHLGQSAMLGDAPRGDGLPGPHLLRGARATLLVQVGQLAGALDTAQGRLSNASQATSCSHHGPHKTCTLLSEIGAVLRSAQQEILHAADTLATTEIPQEIPWQPTNWSHWALEAQALSKSHKDSMARVEAMVRRALRASNASSELLRNLLERNTTQHVQHELEAGYEEIQRAQEELGAGMAEVAVEARRALAAVEQAQADLAERLLQVAALGQQVLPMQAGDLAQELAVLEQAAAAQEPLAQQAVEASHALAAGLHLELQRTRGFKQLQDQAGSAHDMATMAVSRGKAALSDAESLLASLEGMKKVLGHRKSQAALRRRMATVRGRVVVDAQRKIKQAEKTLGNSLSISTTAQRTAGEAEQLSEESAKRARAVLQESKQALKHASQLATHANETQWELSRQEHMAEKLRGDLEEAQQVGSEVSEMARSLQEARGSLMSDIKTLNTLLNSLGNLEQDTEVEAVLSAGRLQLEQLWLRLATPGALASQLSRLQQEAARQQEQIQAFESDLAEIRADKQNLEDILRSLPESCSK is encoded by the exons ATGGCACGGCCTCcggggctctgcctgctggccctgctggggctggggctggggggctcatCCCCCTGCTGGGACCCTCGGGGGCAGCCCCGCCGCTGCATGCCCGTGTTCGAGAACGCCGCCTTCGGCCGGGCCGTCCGTGCCAGCAACACGTGCGGGTCGCCGCCGGAGGATTATTGCCTGCACATGGGCGCCCAGCACGCCAGCGCCCTGTGCCACCGCTGCGACGCCAGCGACCCCCGGCGCCACCACAACGCCTCCCTCCTCACCGACTTCCACAGCCAGGAGGAGAGcacctggtggcagagccagTCCATGGCCTTTGGCATCCAGCACCCCAACTCCGTCAACATCACCCTGCACCTGG gcaAAGCCTACGAGATCACCTACGTGCGGCTGAAGTTCCACACCAGCCGCCCCGAGAGCTTCGCCATCTACAAGCGCAGCCGCGCCGAGGGGCCCTGGGTGCCCTTCCAGTTCTACAGCGCCTCCTGCCAGAAAACCTACGGGAAGCAGCCGCGGCAGTACCTGCGGCCGGGAGAGGACGAGCAGGTGGCCTTCTGCAGCGACGAGTTCAGCGACATCTCCCCGCTGAGCGGCGGCAACGTGGCCTTCTCCACCCTGGAGGGACGGCCCAGCGCCTACAACTTTGATGGGAGCCCCGCGCTGCAG GAGTGGGTGACAGTCACTGACCTGCTCATCTCCTTGAACCGGCTCAACACATTTGGGGATGACATCTTCAAGGACCCCAAGGTGTTGCAGTCATACTACTATGCCATATCTGACTTCTCTGTTGGTggcag GTGCAAATGCAATGGCCACGCCAGCGAGTGTTTGCCGGACGAGGCTGGGCAgctggtgtgtgtgtgccagcacCACACGGCTGGCACCGACTGTGAGCGCTGCCAGCCCTTCTACCAGGACCGGCCCTGGGCGCGCGGCACGGCCGAGGCTGCCAACGAGTGCCTCC CTTGCAACTGCAGCGGCCGCTCCGAGGAGTGTTTCTACGACCGGGAGCTGTTCCGGCGGAGCGGGCACGGGGGACACTGCCGCAACTGCCGCGACAACACGGCCGGGCCCCACTGcgagagctgcaggcagaactACTACCGCTGGGAGCCGCAGGGagcctgccagccctgccactgccaccccGCAG gttccctgcagccccagtgcGACAGCTCGGGCACCTGCGTCTGCAAAGCCAACGTGACGGGCTGGAAGTGTGAGCGCTGCAAGGACGGCTACCACAGCCTCAGCGAAGGTggctgcag ACCCTGCAGCTGTGACCCCGCGGGCAGCGTGGGCACCTGCGACCCCAACACGGGGCACTGCACCTGCAAGGAGAGGGTGGAGGGGCACTTGTGCAACAG GTGCCAGCCGGGCTGGTTTAACCTGCAGCCCCACAACCCCATCGGCTGCACCAGCTGCTTCTGTTACGGCCACTCCAGCGCCTGCAGGGCGGCAGATGGCTACGAGGAGACGCACATCCGCTCCGATTTCAGCCAAG GGCtggagggctgggctgccacagctccaggccccacagagctgcctctgcgTTGGGCTGGCCAGGAGATCATCACCGAGTGGGATGGAGAGGAGCCAGTGGATTTTCTTGCACCAG AGAAGTTTCTGCAGAACCAGCACCTCAGTTatgggcagctcctgtccctgctgctgggagtggAGAACGGGACAAGAACAGAACGTGGCGtgcccctgctccaggcccagctgctgctggagggcgAGGGGATGAAGATCACCATGTCCAGCAGTAAGAGCCAGCTCCAGCATGGAAAGCAGGTTGTCACCTTCAG GCTGCATGAGGCACAGGAGGGTGCAGAGCCTTTGCTGTCGGCCTTCAGCTTCCAGCGCCTGCTCTCCAACCTGAGCTCCCTCCGCCTCCGCGTGAGCCACGGCCCCGGGAGAG GCAGGCTGTCCCTGAGCGAGGTCCAGCTCACATCTGCtcgccccgggccgggcccaCGGGCGGGCTGGGTGGAGGAGTGCACGTGTCCCATGGGATACACCGGGCAGTTCTGCCAGTCCTGTGCACCTGGGTTCAAGAGGGAGATCCCATTTGGTGGCCCCTTCGTCAGCTGCGTGCCCTGCACCTGCAACCAGCACGGGGACTGCCACCCCCTCACAG GGCACTGCCAGTGCTCACACAATACGGAGGGTCCCTCCTGCGAGCGCTGCAGCCCCGGCTTTTACGGCAACCCCTTCTTGGGGCGCTCCGATgactgcaagccctgcccctgccccggccGCTCGCCCTGCACCCAggtgcccagcactggggagaTGGTCTGCACCCACTGCCCCCCGGGGCAGAGAG GAAAGCGCTGTGAGCTCTGTGATGATGGGTTTTTCGGGGATCCCCTGGGGCAGAGAGGCCCCGTGCATCCCTGTGAGCCGTGCCAGTGCCACGGGAACGTGGATCCCAATGCCGTGGGGAACTGCGACCCCGTGTCCGGCCGATGCCTGCGCTGCCTCTACAACACCATGGGCGAGCACTGCGAGAGGTGCCGGCCGGGCTTCTACGGGGATGCgctggctcccagccctgctgggaagtGTGCTC CTTGTGATTGCAACCCCAGTGGCTCAGACCCGAGGCTGGAGGGCTGTGATCCTGTCACAGGCCAGTGCCACTGCCTCCCACACGTgacaggcagagcctgtgggcagtgccagcccagctaCTACGGCCTGGAGCCCACCGTGGGGTGCAGGAG CTGTGAGTGCCACCCAACAGGGTCCCGGGAGAGCGGGTGCCACATGCTGACGGGGcagtgctcctgccagcccGGCGTCACAGGGAGGAGATGTGATCGGTGCCAGCACGGCTTCTTCGGCTtctctgccaggggctgccGAG CCTGCAACTGCTCCCCGCTGGGCTCCATCACCCCGCAGTGCCACGAGAACAGCAcctgcctgtgccaccctggcTTCGTGGGCTACAAGTGTGACCGCTGCCAGGCCAACTTCTTCCTGGAGCCACTGAGCTCCcgctgccagcagtgccctgcctgCTATGGGCTGGTGAAGGATGAG GCTGACCTCCTGagggccaggctgcaggagatggaggagtgGCTGCAGAAGCCAGGCTGTGACACCCACCTGGGCCAGTCTGCCATGCTGGGAGATGCACCCCGTGGAGATGGGCTGCCAGGCCCACACCTCCTGAGAG GTGCCAGGGCCACCCTCTTGGTGCAGGTggggcagctggcaggggcaCTGGACACTGCACAAGGCCGTCTCAGCAATGCCAGCCAGGCCACCAGCTGCTCCCATCATGGACCCCACAAGACCTGCACCCTGCTCTCGGAGATCGGGGCCGTGCTGCGGTCGGCTCAGCAGGAGATCCTGCATGCTGCAGACACCCTGGCTACCACG GAAATTCCCCAGGAAATCCCATGGCAGCCCACAAACTGGAGCCACTGGGCACTGGAGGCTCAGGCTCTGTCCAAGAG CCACAAGGACTCCATGGCACGGGTGGAGGCCATGGTCAGGAGAGCACTGCGTGCCTCCAACgccagctctgagctcctgaggaACCTGCTGGAGAGGAACACCACACAGCATGTGCAGCACGAGCTGGAGGCTGG GTATGAGGAAATCCAGcgggcacaggaggagctgggtgctggcatggcagaggtggcagtggaggccaggagagctctggcagctgtggaACAGGCACAGGCTGACCTGGCTGAGAGACTTTTGCaggtggctgctctggggcag caggtgctgccaATGCAGGCTGGAGacctggcacaggagctggcagtgctggagcaggcagcagcagcccaggagccGTTGGCTCAGCAGGCTGTGGAGGCATCCCATGCACTGGCAGCTGGactgcacctggagctgcaaaGGACTCGTGGCTTCAAGCAG ctgcaggaccaggctggctctgcccatGACATGGCCACCATGGCTGTCTCTCGAGGAAAAGCTGCGCTCTCTGATGCCGAGTCCCTCCTGGCCAGTTTGGAAG GCATGAAGAAGGTGCTGGGGCATCGGAAGAGTCAGGCTgccctgaggaggaggatggccACTGTGCGGGGCAGAGTGGTGGTGGATGCTCAGAGGAAGATTAAACAGGCAGAGAAGACACTGGGAAACTCCCTGTCCATCTCCACCACAGCCCAGAGGACAGCTGGGGAGGCTGAGCAACTCTCTGAGGAGAGTGCCAAG AGGGCacgggctgtgctgcaggagagcaaACAGGCCCTCAAACACGCCAGCCAGCTCGCCACGCATGCCAATGAGACCCAGTGGGAGCTCTCCCGGCAGGAGCACATGGCTGAGAagctcaggggagacctggaGGAAGCACAGCAG GTGGGATCAGAGGTGAGTGAGATGGCAAGAAGTCTCCAGGAAGCCCGGGGCTCACTCATGTCAGACATCAAGACCCTGAACACCCTGCTGAACAGCCTAG gtaACCTGGAGCAGGACACGGAGGTGGAGGCAGTGCTGAGcgctgggaggctgcagctggagcagctgtggctgcgcCTGGCCACGCCGGGTGCCCTGGCCAGCCAGCTCAGccggctgcagcaggaggcagcgcggcagcaggagcagatccAGGCGTTTGAGAGCGACTTGGCTGAGATCCGGGCCGACAAGCAGAACTTGGAGGACATTTTGCGGAGCCTCCCTGAGAGCTGCTCCAAGTGA